The DNA segment ACGGGCGCATCGAGGTGGTGCAGGGCGACATCACCCGTCTGGAGGTGGATGCCATCGTCAACGCCGCCAACACCTCGCTGCTGGGCGGGGGCGGCGTGGACGGCGCCATCCACCGCGCCGCCGGTCCGGGCCTCGTCGCGGAATGTCGCGTGCTGAACGGGTGCAAGACCGGGCAGGCGAAGATCACGGGGGGCCACAAGCTCCCCGCCAAGTGGGTGATCCATACCGTCGGCCCGGTATGGCAGGGCGGCGGGCATGGCGAGGACGAACTGCTGGCAAGCTGCTATCGCGAGTCGCTCAACCTCGCCTCGGGCAAGCAGTTGCATACCGTGGCATTCCCGGCCGTCAGCACCGGGGTTTACCGCTTTCCGGTGCATCGGGCGGCGCGCATTGCGGCGCGCGAGGTGGCCCTCTTCCTGTCCCGGAACCCGCATCCCCGGCGGGTGATCCTCGTATGCTTCGGCGAAGAGGCGCACAGAGAATACTTGACGGCGGTGCAAGGAGGCGTTTAAATATGCCCACACAGCAACATTGCGGCACCACCGCAAAGACACCCGCCGTGCCGGCGCGCCCCTGAGCCCCACCGCACCGGCCGCTTGCCCCAGGAGACAAGGTCCCATGGAAGACCTCCGGCCGATCAAAGAGCTGCTCGACGAGATCAACACCGCAATATCCAGCTACGACCCCGTGCTCAAGGAGCGCGCGCGCGACATCCTGCTGGAGCACGCCTTCGGCCGCGCCGCCGCGCCCGCCCGCCCTCGCGCCGCGGCTGCCGCCTCGTCCGATGAAGGCGGCGAGGGCGAAGAGGCGCCGCGCCGCCGGCCGGGCCGTCCCAAGGGGAGCGGGCTGGGCGTGCGCCGCGGGCCCCGCGCGGGAATGAGCATGGGGTCGCTGCTGGAGCAGTGGCATCCCGAGACCATGGCCGAGCGCGCGCTGCTGGGCGCCTACACCCTGTCGCGTGGCAAGGCCGACAAGACGGTCACCAGCCAGGCCATCAACGCCGAGCTCAAGCGCGCCGGCATTCCCGTGCCCAACATCACCCGCGCCATCGAGTCCAACCTGCGGGCCAAGCCGCCGCTGATGGTGCAAAAGAAGAAGATGGGCACCACCCGCCAGGCCCGTAAGCAGTACGCCATCACCCCCGAGGGCGTGGAGTTCGTCGAAAGCCGCCTGCAGGGCGGCGGGGGCGACGCCGGCGACGCGGGCGAGGAGTAGCTCGGCGCGTTTTCGGC comes from the Longimicrobium sp. genome and includes:
- a CDS encoding O-acetyl-ADP-ribose deacetylase, which gives rise to MTDAELPVDGRIEVVQGDITRLEVDAIVNAANTSLLGGGGVDGAIHRAAGPGLVAECRVLNGCKTGQAKITGGHKLPAKWVIHTVGPVWQGGGHGEDELLASCYRESLNLASGKQLHTVAFPAVSTGVYRFPVHRAARIAAREVALFLSRNPHPRRVILVCFGEEAHREYLTAVQGGV